From Pseudodesulfovibrio senegalensis, one genomic window encodes:
- a CDS encoding glycosyltransferase: protein MFRSSVPVLCYHSVSNADGGHSPEQFGEHLDAVLAAGYRTITARDLIRSLRGEMRVPRKSVVVTFDDGHVSNWLHAVPELEKRSMTGVFFALTDFVQPGPIRSLADAPANLPLKDAFRMAHMEQDYSQFVNESEIRAMLDKGMEVHSHGCRHQGCYMNMDWQINLGHYKAHWAASCIYPAMNPDWPTYPVGSAYVYNGFWPVFDGSGSPAFRMRSTDERRDFCRKDFARSMRRIRELTGGGEQLFCWPWGHFDPVAEEELKKAGYAGAFTLERGPNCRGTSPYRIHRLGVGSKKSGSWVQQRLRMYSGETTARVFFKGYHKRPEVSSVLYATDSDKLSGGSRQMINNALAMRDMGLRVFVMIAPDSALNEPLANEDGITVVPFDGFRHYLRAGRFLRDLVRRESIDVVHSFHNRAYKMGVIARLMGAKFKLFINRGVISRPNTVFFLWTALSDGVICNSGKCADVLRSHHVLEKRLNVVYNAYNGPDFGEPRPRHKRSMRILYVGNKAPTKGFDTFIEACRLFAEAGPVRDVEFAGVGGLASDALEQLLARPEFASVRERLSLPGRLPHAEVLDEMRHADMLVVSSRMESLPNTLIEAFDLGLPVICTRAGGMPELVRDGVNGFLCEIGDSAAIAARMRELADDFNLRLRMGIINHRIVRGLLLPRHKAANLMSVYQGFPRRELLDIDAIAARDIELPQNEEHDHHDHGESHD from the coding sequence ATGTTTCGCAGCAGCGTACCCGTGCTCTGCTATCACAGCGTCAGCAATGCGGACGGCGGCCACTCCCCCGAACAGTTCGGGGAGCATCTGGACGCCGTTCTTGCCGCAGGCTACCGCACCATAACGGCGCGAGACCTCATCCGCAGCCTGCGCGGAGAAATGCGCGTGCCCCGCAAAAGCGTGGTCGTCACCTTTGACGACGGCCATGTGAGCAATTGGCTGCACGCGGTTCCGGAACTGGAAAAGCGTTCCATGACCGGCGTGTTCTTCGCGCTCACGGATTTCGTGCAGCCCGGCCCGATCCGTTCCCTTGCGGACGCACCCGCAAACCTGCCGCTCAAGGACGCCTTTCGCATGGCGCATATGGAGCAGGACTATTCCCAGTTCGTGAACGAATCCGAGATTCGGGCCATGCTGGACAAGGGCATGGAGGTCCATTCCCACGGATGCCGCCATCAGGGCTGCTACATGAACATGGACTGGCAGATAAACCTCGGCCATTACAAGGCGCACTGGGCGGCTTCCTGCATCTATCCGGCCATGAATCCCGACTGGCCCACGTACCCGGTGGGCAGCGCCTATGTGTACAACGGGTTCTGGCCTGTGTTCGACGGCTCGGGTTCGCCCGCGTTTCGCATGCGCTCCACGGACGAGCGTCGCGATTTCTGCCGCAAGGATTTTGCCCGCAGCATGCGCCGCATCCGGGAACTGACCGGGGGGGGCGAGCAACTGTTCTGTTGGCCGTGGGGCCATTTCGACCCTGTGGCCGAGGAGGAACTGAAAAAGGCGGGCTACGCCGGGGCTTTCACCCTGGAACGCGGCCCCAACTGCCGGGGAACCAGCCCCTACCGCATCCACAGGCTGGGGGTGGGCTCCAAAAAGAGCGGATCATGGGTGCAGCAGCGTTTGCGCATGTATTCGGGCGAAACCACGGCCCGCGTGTTTTTCAAGGGCTACCACAAGCGGCCCGAAGTCTCCTCGGTGCTCTATGCCACGGATTCGGACAAACTCTCGGGCGGCAGCCGCCAGATGATCAACAACGCCCTGGCCATGCGCGACATGGGCCTGCGCGTTTTCGTCATGATCGCCCCGGACTCGGCCCTGAATGAACCTCTTGCCAATGAAGACGGCATCACGGTGGTGCCGTTCGACGGGTTCCGTCACTACCTGCGTGCCGGACGCTTTCTGCGCGACCTTGTGCGGCGCGAATCCATCGACGTGGTGCACTCCTTCCACAACCGGGCCTACAAGATGGGCGTCATTGCCCGGCTCATGGGCGCGAAGTTCAAGCTGTTCATCAACCGGGGCGTGATCTCCAGGCCCAACACGGTCTTTTTCCTGTGGACCGCCCTGAGCGACGGAGTGATCTGCAATTCCGGCAAGTGCGCGGACGTTCTGCGTTCGCACCATGTGCTCGAAAAGCGGCTCAACGTGGTTTACAACGCCTACAACGGCCCGGATTTCGGAGAGCCCAGACCGCGGCACAAGCGGTCCATGCGTATCCTCTACGTGGGCAACAAGGCTCCCACCAAGGGGTTCGACACCTTTATCGAGGCCTGCCGCCTGTTTGCCGAAGCCGGTCCCGTGCGGGACGTGGAGTTTGCGGGCGTGGGCGGATTGGCCTCGGACGCATTGGAGCAGCTATTGGCCCGGCCCGAGTTCGCCAGCGTGCGCGAGCGTCTTTCCCTGCCCGGCAGGCTGCCCCATGCCGAGGTGCTGGACGAAATGCGCCATGCGGACATGCTGGTGGTTTCCTCGCGCATGGAGAGCCTGCCCAACACCCTGATCGAGGCCTTTGACCTCGGCCTGCCCGTGATCTGCACCAGGGCGGGCGGCATGCCCGAGCTGGTGCGCGACGGCGTGAACGGCTTTTTGTGCGAGATCGGGGACAGCGCCGCCATTGCCGCGCGCATGCGGGAACTGGCCGACGATTTCAACCTGCGCCTGCGCATGGGCATCATCAATCACCGCATCGTGCGCGGGCTGCTTTTGCCCCGGCACAAGGCCGCGAACCTCATGAGCGTGTATCAGGGATTCCCTCGGCGGGAGCTTTTGGACATCGACGCCATTGCCGCGCGGGATATCGAGTTGCCGCAGAATGAGGAGCATGACCACCATGACCATGGAGAATCCCATGACTGA